The Sulfurospirillum oryzae genome contains the following window.
CGCCTCCACCCTTGCCACCACTTACTTTTTCAACAAGAGGCGTTTCGGAGAGATTGTTCATAGCATCGACAGAGTCCCATGCGGCTTTGTAACTCATCTTCATGGCTTTTGCGGCGGCGTGAATAGAGCCGTATTCGCGAATATGTTCTAAAAGCTCTATACGCCCTTTACCCAAATAGTTTTTATCACTTTTTTTCATCCAAAGTCGTGCTTCTAACATGCTTTTCCTATAAATCCTAACAGGAGTAATCTAAGAGCTAAAGTATAGCACAAAAGTCTCAGGAAGCATGTTTTGAAATAAGCGCAAAAAAGCTATATGCCTATTTTTTATACATAAATGTATGATGAAGGTGTGTAATTTATCGTTGTATTCGTAAATATATTACGATATAATGGTTTCGTTGTTTCTTGTTGTCAGCTCTTTTTCGCTCAGTCGTTATTTATGTGCAGTATATAGCGATTGAGCAAAAAGAGGTTTTGCGGTATTAAAGGAGAAAAAGATGCTCAGTGAAAAACTTTTATCGTTTGCCCTTTTGGGGATCGACCCAGTGTTATGGGTGTTGGTTTCTATGAGTGTGATTGCTGTTGGGGTGATGATCGAGCGAGCATTGGTTTTTGGACAAATCAAAAAGAACTATAAAAATGTAGATTATTATGCTTTACGTTTAACGCTTGAGGCGCGACTTGGCATCTTGGCGACATTTGGTAACAATGCCCCTTTTATAGGGCTGTTTGGAACCGTTTTAGGCATTATTCAAGCATTTCATACCATCGGCTCAAACAATGCTTTTGATGTTCAGCCCATTATGCAAGGTATCTCTGAAGCATTGATCGCTACGGCAACGGGACTGTTTGTTGCTATTCCTTGTGTGATGGCGTATAACTATTTTACCAGAGGGGTTAAAATGATTTTAACTCAGAAAGAGGCGCAGCTCAATGAAGCATGAACCTGTGTATGAGGGTGAAATTGCTGAAATTAATATGACACCTTTTGTGGACATTGTGCTGGTTATTTTGGTCATTTTTATGGTGACAGCTACGTTTGTAACGCAAGGTAAAATTCCCCTCAATCTTCCGCAAGCCTCCTCGTCAGAAAATCACAAAGATGATACAAAGCCCATAACCCTTTCTTTGAGCGAATCGGGCGAACTCTATTACGACGATGCCGTCATTTCAATGGAAACGCTGGATGAGAAGATCGCGCAAATCAATCAGAATGATCCGCATATCATTATTCGCAGTGATGCTAAAACACCCTTTGAGTACGTTGTTAAAGTCATCGATACGTGTAAAAAGCATCACATCAGTACTTTTGCCATTCAAACAGCAAGGGCAACCCCATGAAAACGACTCATTTTACATTTGCAACACTCGGGAGCATCTCTTTACATGTAATGATTGCTTATGCTCTTTTTATGGGAAGTATGGCAATTCCAAAACCTGCGTTGGGAGAGTTTGTGGTCACGCAGATAAGTTTTTTAGATGAACCCGTACCCAGTAAAGCTGTTGAGGTAGTGAAGCAGGAGGTTGTGTCTAAGCCTGAGCCCATCGTAGAGAAAAAACCTGAAAAAAAGGTGCAAAAAGAGGTCGTTAAGGCGGTGACTCCTATAAAAGAGCCCGTGCGTACGCCCTCTAGCATCAAAGAGCCTGTTGCTGAACAAACCATAGAAAAGTCTTCATCTTCTGAAACGCATGAAAAAGCTTCTGTGTCATCTTCACGTCAAAGCGATGATCTGCTCGTGCTCTATCTTGCTAAAGTAAGGCATAAAATCCAAGAGAGCCTTCGCTACCCCTCCGCGGCTAAAAAAATGGGACTAGAGGGTGAGGCAGTTGTGCAGTTTTTAATTCATGCAAATGGTATGGTTGATGCATCGTCTATTAAGATCTCAAAGTCAAGTGGAAAAACGGTGCTTGACCGTAATGCCATTGATGCAGTCTTGGAGTCGCTTCCTTTTGAGTTGCCTCCCAAAGAGGACTTAGAGATCGTTATACCCGTTGTTTTTAAGATTAAATCGTAAGGAAAAATTATGTGCCACGGTCATCATTTTATGCAAAAACCTGCAACTCCTAAAAAGAGTGCAACGCTTAAATGGAGCAGCTCCAATGTCAAAGTCTCTCTGCCTCCGATTTTATTTCCAAGCTATCAACTTTTAGAAAAAGTGGGTGCTGAAAATATTTTCAACATTGTTTTGCATCATCATCGTCTGTTGCAAAAAAGCAGTATCGCACATCTGTACCCCACCGATGATGCTCACTTTTTAGAAGGCGTGACAAAAGCGAGCCATTTTATCATTGAGGCACTCGGTGGCGAGAAGGTTTACACCCCAAATTATGGACCTCCCGCGATGTGCCGCACACACGCACCTTTTGTGATTGACGACGAGAGCAGGGCGGTGTGGCTTATGGCATACAAACAAATCTTGCACGACCTTCATTTCCCCAAAGAGTTGATCGAAGAGTTTTGGAACTGGATCGAGCCATTTTCACTGCGCATGGTCAATCGTCGAAGCCATGAAACGCATCTGAAACGTTTTTTGTATGAAGATATGAAAGCGGAGTTTGGACTAATTTAACATTTACATGTAAGGATAAAGATGCGAATTTTTGGCATTATTGGAAGCGTATTGCTTCTTTTAAACAGTGTGTATGGTAGAGAAATTGTTGATATGGGAGGTAAAACCGTTACCATCCCCGATGTGATTACTAAAGTTTTTGGCACATCGCCACCATCGACGTATATGGTTTATACGATTGATTCCTCTCTGATCGTGGGGCTTAATTTTAACCATGCGCGTGGCAATAATGAATCATCCAACATGCTAGATCCTCGTTTTATGGCACTTCCCATCGTAGGAGGACTTCAAGGAGGTGGCAATAATATGAACCGTGAAACCTTGCTCTCCTTGCATCCTGATGTGGTTTTTTTGTGGAACAACGATGCTTCCAGTCAGCTTGCGCAGTATCTTTTTGAGAGCAGTAAGATCCCTAGCATCAATGTGGATGTGGAGAGTGTTGAGAGTCTGCCTAAGGCGTATCTTTTCTTTGGAGAAGTCCTCAGCAGAGAACCGCGCGCAAAAATACTCTCAAACTATGCCAGTAATGCACTTGAAAAAACCAAAGAGATCGTAAAAAATAATGCCGCTAAACGTCCTGTTGTCTACTATGCAGAGGGTGTTGATGGACTTGCAACTGAGTGTGACCAATCATTTCACTACGAAGCGATCAAGTTTTCAGGTGGAATCAGCCCTCATTTATGTTCGACTAAAAGCGGTATGGGGCTTGAGAAGGTCTCAATGGAGCAAGTCATCCTTTACAATCCTGACATTATCGTTGCCCAAGAGAGAGAATTTTTTGACAAAGTCAAAAGCGATACCAGATGGCATTCCATCAAAGCAGTACGCGAGGGCAAGGTATTTTTAGTCCCCAAAGTGCCGTTTAATTGGATCGACCGACCGCCTTCCTTTATGCGTCTTTTGGGTGTAAGATGGCTCACACACATCCTTTACAATACGCCAAACACTGAGCAATTTAAACAAGAGATGAAAGAATTTTACAAACTTTTTTTAAACATTGATCTCACAGAGAAACAGATACATCAGATTTTGAGTATTGTATGAAAAACTCGTTTCTCTTTGGCGTGATGATTGTAATTCTTGGCGCAAGTTTGCTAACCTCGCTCGCTCTTGGTCGCTATGAGATCGATCTTAGTACCCTTTTACAGTTTCTACTCTGGAAACTTTTTAACATAGGCACTGCGCCCAAAGAGGTCATGCTTCTTTCAAATATCGTGTTTGATATACGCATGCCACGCATTTTGGCAGTGGTGCTTGTGGGAGCGGCACTTTCGGTTTCAGGTGGAGCGTTTCAAGCGATGTTTGTTAACCCCTTAGTTTCTCCGGGTATCTTGGGAGTCCTTGCGGGGGCCTCTTTTGGAGCAGCCCTTGGCATTATGATCTCCGATAGCTGGTTTGGGGTGCAACTCTTCTCTTTTTTCTTTGGTTTTGTGGCGGTTTTGGTTGCCCTTGGCGTTGCAAAGATTTACGGTAGAAGCGGGTCACAAACCATTCTTTTAGTGTTAGGTGGGGTTATCTCAAGCTCGCTTTTTTCGGCATTGCTCTCGGTTGTAAAGTATGCGGCAGATCCTTACAATAAACTCCCCGCCATTGTTTACTGGTTGATGGGCTCTTTTAGTGCGGTCGATATGAAAACACTCTCAAGTGTTGCTTTGCCTCTGATTTTTAGCACCATTGTGTTGTCCTTAATGGGAAAATACCTCAATGTCTTAAGCCTTGGGGATGATGATGCTAAGGCTTTGGGCGTGCGGGTGAGCTGGGTACGCAACAGTGCCATTTTACTCGCAACTTTGCTGAGTACCCTTACCGTTGTGGTTGCAGGAATGATCGGTTGGGTTGGGCTTATCATTCCGCACATTGCACGTTTTTTAGTGGGGGCGGATAACCGCGTTTTACTTCCCATGTGCGCACTTTTAGGTTCAACGTTTCTCATCATCGTCGATACCTTGTGCCGCACTTCCATGAGTGTCGAAATTCCCATAGGGATTGCCACATCGCTTATTGGTATTCCCATCTTTGTGTTGGCACTTCGCAATGCTAAAAAAGGATTTGTATGAGTTTTTATGAGGCACAAAATCTCTTCTTTTCGTACAATGAAAAACCGATTTTGCAAGGGGTGGATTTACGCATTGAAGAGGGGTCTATCGTTTCGCTTTTGGGAGCGAACGGTGCGGGAAAGAGTACGCTTATGAAGCTTTTTTTGGGACTTCTAAATCCTACGAAAGGAAATTTGATCTTAAAAAACAGGGCTTTGCAGAGCTATTCTATTAAAGAGCGTGCTTTACATGTAAGTTATGTTCCGCAAAGCACCCAAGTCGCTTTTGCCTTTTTTGCACTCGATATTGTCCTGATGGGACGCATCGCTTTTGAGTCGTGGTTTAAAAAGCCAAGTCAAACAGACATAAAGATCGCGCGTGATGCGATGGAGCGACTGGGCATTTTGCATCTGGAAAAACGCACCTTTCAAACACTCAGTGGTGGGGAAAAACAGCTGGTTTTAATCGCGCGCTCTTTGGCGCAAGGAGCAAAGATTTTGGTCATGGATGAGCCTGTTTCTGGGTTAGACTATGGCAATCAACTGCGTCTTTTGGAGACGATTACCACGCTTGCCAAAGAAGGGTATACCTTTTTAAAATCAACCCATTTCCCTGAACAT
Protein-coding sequences here:
- a CDS encoding ABC transporter substrate-binding protein: MRIFGIIGSVLLLLNSVYGREIVDMGGKTVTIPDVITKVFGTSPPSTYMVYTIDSSLIVGLNFNHARGNNESSNMLDPRFMALPIVGGLQGGGNNMNRETLLSLHPDVVFLWNNDASSQLAQYLFESSKIPSINVDVESVESLPKAYLFFGEVLSREPRAKILSNYASNALEKTKEIVKNNAAKRPVVYYAEGVDGLATECDQSFHYEAIKFSGGISPHLCSTKSGMGLEKVSMEQVILYNPDIIVAQEREFFDKVKSDTRWHSIKAVREGKVFLVPKVPFNWIDRPPSFMRLLGVRWLTHILYNTPNTEQFKQEMKEFYKLFLNIDLTEKQIHQILSIV
- a CDS encoding ABC transporter ATP-binding protein; translation: MSFYEAQNLFFSYNEKPILQGVDLRIEEGSIVSLLGANGAGKSTLMKLFLGLLNPTKGNLILKNRALQSYSIKERALHVSYVPQSTQVAFAFFALDIVLMGRIAFESWFKKPSQTDIKIARDAMERLGILHLEKRTFQTLSGGEKQLVLIARSLAQGAKILVMDEPVSGLDYGNQLRLLETITTLAKEGYTFLKSTHFPEHALMLGGYTYALKDGLILAHGFTCKTITEELINELYHTNIRLKQTMCGYPVCVPAFVHTKH
- a CDS encoding globin, coding for MCHGHHFMQKPATPKKSATLKWSSSNVKVSLPPILFPSYQLLEKVGAENIFNIVLHHHRLLQKSSIAHLYPTDDAHFLEGVTKASHFIIEALGGEKVYTPNYGPPAMCRTHAPFVIDDESRAVWLMAYKQILHDLHFPKELIEEFWNWIEPFSLRMVNRRSHETHLKRFLYEDMKAEFGLI
- a CDS encoding TonB family protein, translating into MKTTHFTFATLGSISLHVMIAYALFMGSMAIPKPALGEFVVTQISFLDEPVPSKAVEVVKQEVVSKPEPIVEKKPEKKVQKEVVKAVTPIKEPVRTPSSIKEPVAEQTIEKSSSSETHEKASVSSSRQSDDLLVLYLAKVRHKIQESLRYPSAAKKMGLEGEAVVQFLIHANGMVDASSIKISKSSGKTVLDRNAIDAVLESLPFELPPKEDLEIVIPVVFKIKS
- a CDS encoding ExbD/TolR family protein; the encoded protein is MKHEPVYEGEIAEINMTPFVDIVLVILVIFMVTATFVTQGKIPLNLPQASSSENHKDDTKPITLSLSESGELYYDDAVISMETLDEKIAQINQNDPHIIIRSDAKTPFEYVVKVIDTCKKHHISTFAIQTARATP
- a CDS encoding FecCD family ABC transporter permease, giving the protein MKNSFLFGVMIVILGASLLTSLALGRYEIDLSTLLQFLLWKLFNIGTAPKEVMLLSNIVFDIRMPRILAVVLVGAALSVSGGAFQAMFVNPLVSPGILGVLAGASFGAALGIMISDSWFGVQLFSFFFGFVAVLVALGVAKIYGRSGSQTILLVLGGVISSSLFSALLSVVKYAADPYNKLPAIVYWLMGSFSAVDMKTLSSVALPLIFSTIVLSLMGKYLNVLSLGDDDAKALGVRVSWVRNSAILLATLLSTLTVVVAGMIGWVGLIIPHIARFLVGADNRVLLPMCALLGSTFLIIVDTLCRTSMSVEIPIGIATSLIGIPIFVLALRNAKKGFV
- a CDS encoding MotA/TolQ/ExbB proton channel family protein, producing MLSEKLLSFALLGIDPVLWVLVSMSVIAVGVMIERALVFGQIKKNYKNVDYYALRLTLEARLGILATFGNNAPFIGLFGTVLGIIQAFHTIGSNNAFDVQPIMQGISEALIATATGLFVAIPCVMAYNYFTRGVKMILTQKEAQLNEA